From Mytilus edulis chromosome 8, xbMytEdul2.2, whole genome shotgun sequence, one genomic window encodes:
- the LOC139486400 gene encoding PGAP2-interacting protein-like, translating into MIETRTLVRECVQGYVFWSLFQGLGPMIWFYPLNELELSGYEIFAVTFFAPVLVGIPGVLKLVQNRWMLGIIRLATVGSLASFQASTTLIRLAILALGTGSAMLIFTVTLWSKDSRIRCHTFWGIILGFLSLVTSRVWFVSFVPTWWSNQTNSIVIGVGAIAALDHIISGSDISEVKESPSKTTDRPYWLPTAIGFGSLLYLTHWCFGESSLVLRWVVKGYPDHGPAPYPWGAFILIGLGLGVLIMSWSRMTRSMIWWIVGLISILMLYYLPTWMGFMGGLGLSIFTMSIWSVLVDRLTLCPPARSMFVVMVTYLVQIFFFVWTVAYNFVPGGVYTREHTDYLIAAVMIGIFIGMFIGGEYNSHTAFPCDNKKQVPFNKIRTVTVLIMCIGLLGYGMRYSDNQIKQPEKKNEREFSAAIWTFHFGYDNKGWPSMERAANLFKDTGADVITLLESDASKPFLGNNDLGMWFGEKLGMYVDFGPATKDHTWGNLLLSKYPIVKSTHHLLPSPHGELAPAITATVNISGNLVDFVVTHMGNHRDRLDRKLQAKFLAKELTECENPVIFLGYVTSAPHSPEYNDLIKSGNVKDIDDTDYDRWCEYIMYRGLKRLGYARITHAGLSDTEIQMAKFEIPEDPKNYKDNTRVITDSSRVNKEVHFNHKFGKFKSGHRNLKTHGFHMDTPKYFLP; encoded by the exons ATGATTGAAACCAGAACGTTAGTCAGGGAATGTGTACAAG gATATGTATTTTGGTCCTTATTCCAAGGCCTAGGACCAATGATATGGTTTTATCCACTGAATGAGTTGGAACTTTCTGGATATGAGATATTTGCTGTCACATTTTTTGCACCTGTTCTTGTTGGCATACCGGGTGTTCTCAAACTTGTACAGAACAGATGGATGTTAGGTATAATCCGCCTGGCAACTGTTGGCAGCCTTGCCTCGTTCCAAGCCAGTACCACATTGATCAGGCTGGCTATACTAGCACTTGGGACAGGTTCTGCTATGTTAATTTTTACTGTAACTTTGTGGAGTAAAGACTCCAGAATAAG GTGCCACACATTTTGGGGGATAATTTTAGGTTTCCTGTCCTTGGTAACCAGTAGAGTATGGTTTGTTTCCTTTGTACCAACATGGTGGAGTAACCAGACTAATTCTATTGTGATAGGTGTTGGTGCTATAGCAGCGTTAGACCATATTATCTCAG GTTCTGATATATCTGAGGTAAAAGAATCTCCTTCCAAGACAACTGACCGACCATATTGGTTACCTACGGCCATTGGTTTTGGTAGTTTGTTATATCTTACACATTGGTGTTTTGGTGAATCTTCATTGGTTCTGAGATGGGTTGTCAAAGGATATCCTGATCATGGACCTGCACCTTATCCTTGGGG agCTTTTATATTAATAGGTTTAGGTCTAGGAGTACTGATAATGTCATGGAGCAGGATGACAAGGTCAATGATCTGGTGGATTGTGGGATTGATTTCAATATTGATGTTATATTACCTTCCAACATGGATGGGATTTATGG GTGGACTTGGCTTGTCCATTTTTACAATGTCAATATGGTCTGTTCTGGTTGATAGATTGACCTTGTGTCCTCCGGCAAGGTCAATGTTTGTTGTCATGGTAACTTATCTGGTCCAGATATTTTTCTTTGTATGGACAGTAGCCTACAATTTTGTACCAGGAGGTGTATATACTAGAGAACATACAGACTACCTCATAGCTGCTGTCATGATAGGGATCTTCATAGGAATGTTTATAG GTGGAGAATATAATAGCCATACAGCATTTCCATGTGACAACAAGAAACAGGTGCCATTCAACAAAATAAGAACAG TGACTGTACTGATCATGTGTATAGGACTGTTGGGTTATGGAATGAGATATAGTGATAATCAAATTAAACAACCAGAAAAG AAAAATGAAAGGGAATTTTCTGCTGCAATTTGGACATTTCATTTTGGATATGACAACAAAGGATGGCCGAGTATGGAGAGAGCTGCCAACCTCTTTAAAGATACtg GAGCTGATGTTATAACCTTACTAGAGAGTGATGCCTCCAAACCTTTCCTGGGAAACAATGATCTTGGTATGTGGTTTGGTGAGAAGTTAGGAATGTATGTGGACTTTGGACCTGCAACAAAGGATCATACATGGGG aaaCCTACTTCTGTCTAAATACCCAATAGTGAAATCAACTCACCATCTTTTGCCTTCACCACATG GAGAATTGGCACCAGCTATAACAGCTACAGTAAACATTAGTGGTAATCTGGTGGACTTTGTTGTGACACATATGGGTAACCATAGAGACAGATTAGACAGAAAACTTCAGGCCAAGTTCCTGGCAAAGGAACTTACAGAATG TGAGAACCCTGTAATATTCCTGGGATATGTGACGTCAGCTCCACACAGTCCTGaatacaatgatttaataaagtCGGGTAATGTCAAGGACATAGATGATACAGATTATGATAGATGGTGTGAATATATAATGTATAGGGGTTTAAAAAG acTTGGGTATGCTAGAATTACACATGCAGGATTAAGTGATACAGAAATACAGATGGCCAAATTTGAAATTCCTGAAGATCCTAAAAATTATAAAGACAATACAAGAGTTATAACTGATTCTTCAAGAGTGAATAAAGAAGTTCATTTTAATCATAA